A portion of the Choristoneura fumiferana chromosome 20, NRCan_CFum_1, whole genome shotgun sequence genome contains these proteins:
- the LOC141438999 gene encoding antichymotrypsin-2-like yields the protein MKLQIFLICSFSLRIQSQRIKPTGTYNGYQQNPDALYFTDNLPSNLNVKNENLQRRDESQGNTQQRELHGANDSYLRAQQPQQNLFNQNLNQHKILNYPSNQNLNQNQNEYLHNNQFSHQSPNINYPSRPDLDVLPPLYNSQDYYNYNNVLKKQQQDDIDAINRSSEIHVVPVTQRNATQDDLKKVSMATSIIGINMIKRATETRSNVVVSPFSVVSMLALLQAGATGETRRQVADVLRMSPEVSAAAFHLMNTEFQKRGAQRNVLNIASSIFAADAFELGRVFKDSAIQNFGSEVSKISFADSNVAAQKINGWIARKTNDQIDNVVSPDSVDINTQLVLANAIYFKGLWKTIFKPELTKNKEFRLSNGQKKSLPFMSLRSSFKCVLDTSIKSLVAVLPFEGEQYSLVLLLPQPNSSIAAMLESLNGDKLAEYQNIRARDTLIEIPKFTVRGNIDLYPIFNMMGITKMFSSASELTNIGLYRSTSPQVSSAVHSAMMSIDERGATAAASSVVTAVALSYDLPSVIFRADRPFLAVLWDNQLNVPLFMTKIEDPSL from the exons ATGAAGCTACAGA TATTTTTAATATGCAGCTTTTCACTAAGAATTCAGTCACAACGTATAAAGCCTACTGGAACATATAATGGCTACCAACAAAATCCAGACGCGTTATACTTTACCGATAACTTACCATCAAACTTGAACgttaaaaatgaaaacttaCAAAGACGTGATGAATCACAAGGAAATACACAACAGAGAGAATTACATGGTGCTAATGACAGCTACCTTCGGGCTCAACAACCCCAACAGAACCTATTCAATCAAAACTTGAACCAACACAAAATTCTTAACTATCCAAGCAATCAGAATTTAAACCAAAACCAGAACGAATATCTTCATAACAATCAATTTTCACATCAAAGTCCGAATATCAATTATCCATCTCGACCGGATCTGGATGTTTTGCCACCATTGTATAACAGTCAAGACTACTATAACTATAATAATGTTCTGAAAAAACAACAGCAAGATGATATTGATGCCATCAACAGATCCTCAGAGATCCACGTAGTACCTGTAACTCAGAGGAATGCGACGCAGGACGATTTAAAGAAAGTGTCAATGGCTACTTCTATCATTGGAATTAATATGATAAAG AGAGCTACTGAGACCCGGTCTAACGTAGTGGTGTCCCCATTTTCCGTAGTCAGCATGTTGGCACTTCTTCAAGCTGGTGCAACTGGAGAGACCCGGCGGCAGGTCGCTGATGTACTAAGGATGAGCCCCGAGGTGTCTGCCGCGGCTTTCCATCTGATGAATACGGAATTTCAG AAACGGGGTGCGCAACGTAATGTGCTCAACATAGCTAGCAGTATCTTTGCTGCAGATGCGTTTGAACTCGGACGCGTATTCAAGGACAGTGCAATTCAAAACTTCGGTAGCGAGgtgtcaaaaataagttttgcAGACTCGAACGTAGCTGCTCAAAAGATCAACGGATGGATCGCTCGTAAGACCAATGATCAAATTGACAATGTGGTGTCACCAG ATTCTGTTGATATCAACACCCAACTAGTGCTAGCCAATGCAATATACTTTAAGGGCTTATGGAAGACTATCTTCAAGCCTGAATTGACGAAGAATAAAGAGTTCCGCTTAAGTAATGGCCAAAAGAAGTCCTTACCATTTATGTCATTGCGAAGCAGTTTCAAATGTGTATTGGACACATccatcaaatcattagttgctGTTTTACCATTTGAG gGTGAACAATACTCTCTAGTTCTACTCCTACCTCAGCCCAACTCCAGTATCGCAGCGATGTTAGAATCGCTTAATGGGGACAAACTCGCTGAGTATCAGAACATTCGTGCAAGAGATACTCTTATCGAAATTCCGAAGTTCACCGTCCGTGGCAACATTGACTTGTACCCCATTTTTAATATG ATGGGCATAACAAAAATGTTCTCTTCGGCATCAGAGCTCACCAACATTGGCCTATATCGTTCCACTTCTCCGCAAGTGTCGTCAGCTGTCCACTCCGCCATGATGTCCATAGACGAGCGAGGTGCCACAGCTGCTGCGTCATCAGTAGTTACAGCCGTAGCTTTATCGTACGACCTTCCGTCAGTCATATTCAGGGCAGATCGGCCATTCCTAGCTGTGCTGTGGGACAACCAGCTTAATGTGCCTTTATTCATGACTAAGATCGAGGACCCGTCACTGTAA
- the LOC141439003 gene encoding uncharacterized protein isoform X2, translating to MDPNMDKENLKAKTKIPLPVAPLPALPNHLLKKVNERQPLNTLAGPNTRNVANSVEQYPQSSAGPSNAKSKLINNRPKSPFIKIDTKFVTMRRGCDFSEFNVAAYKEDTRRKSVPSVICISDDEEHDNNAKENYFSDKDGHVYRKASTSTPAYYNLHTLQPARVKNIKRSLKRPHSRELQGVSPLPNRTKVDDGRVKRRLNFSQSVQDRLQSPDSLQKAYMNNLDREYLSDILTYLLLTEERGPVVTGIKNETRACVINWLMKINHTDGNPAVLQTALRYLDSVLASSRITVENMQLIGATSFWIAAKMHGPVISAGKLVMYSDYAFEVKKLLEAEKIILSKLKYPRSTVVAHDFIYYFAWWCNNESPGEIEVAATFLCLCGMMANKALCQEYPSVIAAASVKNALLLLRKKELMPRLQKCSIFVAAENKATNMSHMCALLRQAVRTIASPNYSYNFIINQYGMPPKYVSYTIVTAANEIAVMDTRSTAGCSKTYSRE from the exons atggacCCGAACATGgacaaagaaaatttaaaagcgAAAACAAAAATACCATTACCTGTAGCTCCCTTGCCCGCGCTGCCAAATCACTTGTTAAAGAAGGTCAACGAGAGACAGCCGTTGAACACTTTGGCAGGTCCCAACACTCGAAATGTTGCAAATAGTGTTGAACAATACCCGCAAAGCTCGGCTGGCCCAAGCAATGCGAAGAGCAAACTCATAAACAACAGACCCAAAAGCccatttattaaaattgatacaAAATTTGTTACCATGCGGCGGGGCTGcgatttttcagaatttaatgTTGCAGCGTACAAAGAAGATACGAGAAGAAAATCTGTACCAAGCGTCATATGTATCAGTGATGATGAAGAACACGATAATAATGCGAAGGAAAATTACTTCTCTGATAAAGATGGACATGTTTATCGGAAGGCGTCTACAAGTACGCCAGCTTACTATAATCTCCATACATTGCAGCCAGCTAGAGTAAAGAATATAAAGCGTAGCTTAAAGAGACCTCATAGCAGGGAGCTACAGGGTGTGTCACCGCTGCCTAATCGAACAAAGGTTGATGATGGTAGGGTCAAACGAAGGCTGAATTTCAGTCAATCTGTACAAGACAGACTGCAGTCTCCTGATTCAT tacAAAAAGCATACATGAATAATTTGGATCGGGAATACCTATCAGATATCCTGACCTATCTCCTTCTAACAGAAGAGAGGGGTCCAGTTGTTACGGGGATAAAAAATGAGACCCGAGCCTGCGTCATCAACTGGCTTATGAAAATCAAT CATACAGACGGCAACCCAGCGGTGCTCCAGACAGCGCTTCGGTACTTAGACTCAGTGCTGGCTTCCAGTCGTATAACTGTTGAAAACATGCAGTTAATCGGTGCAACTTCTTTCTGGATAGCAGCCAAGATGCACGGCCCTGTTATCTCGGCAGGGAAACTTGTGATGTATTCCGATTACGCGTTCGAGGTGAAAAAGCTGTTAGAGGCGGAGAAGATCATACTGAGCAAATTG aaatatccTCGCAGTACGGTAGTGGCCCATGATTTTATATATTACTTTGCTTGGTGGTGCAACAACGAAAGCCCAGGAGAGATCGAAGTGGCTGCCACGTTCCTGTGTTTGTGTGGAATGATGGCAAACAAGGCCTTGTGCCAAGAGTATCCATCGGTGATAGCGGCTGCGTCCGTAAAGAATGCCTTGCTGTTATTGAGGAAGAAGGAGTTGATGCCGCGGTTGCAGAAGTGTTCCAT TTTCGTAGCAGCAGAAAATAAAGCCACAAACATGTCTCACATGTGTGCCCTCCTTCGCCAGGCAGTTCGTACTATAGCCTCGCCGAACTATTCGTACAATTTCATTATAAATCAGTACGGAATGCCCCCGAAATACGTATCTTACACTATTGTGACGGCAGCCAATGAAATAGCAGTTATGGACACTAGAAGTACAGCAGGCTGTTCTAAAACATACTCAAGAGAATGA
- the LOC141439003 gene encoding uncharacterized protein isoform X1, which translates to MDPNMDKENLKAKTKIPLPVAPLPALPNHLLKKVNERQPLNTLAGPNTRNVANSVEQYPQSSAGPSNAKSKLINNRPKSPFIKIDTKFVTMRRGCDFSEFNVAAYKEDTRRKSVPSVICISDDEEHDNNAKENYFSDKDGHVYRKASTSTPAYYNLHTLQPARVKNIKRSLKRPHSRELQGVSPLPNRTKVDDGRVKRRLNFSQSVQDRLQSPDSLQKAYMNNLDREYLSDILTYLLLTEERGPVVTGIKNETRACVINWLMKINVSLHTDGNPAVLQTALRYLDSVLASSRITVENMQLIGATSFWIAAKMHGPVISAGKLVMYSDYAFEVKKLLEAEKIILSKLKYPRSTVVAHDFIYYFAWWCNNESPGEIEVAATFLCLCGMMANKALCQEYPSVIAAASVKNALLLLRKKELMPRLQKCSIFVAAENKATNMSHMCALLRQAVRTIASPNYSYNFIINQYGMPPKYVSYTIVTAANEIAVMDTRSTAGCSKTYSRE; encoded by the exons atggacCCGAACATGgacaaagaaaatttaaaagcgAAAACAAAAATACCATTACCTGTAGCTCCCTTGCCCGCGCTGCCAAATCACTTGTTAAAGAAGGTCAACGAGAGACAGCCGTTGAACACTTTGGCAGGTCCCAACACTCGAAATGTTGCAAATAGTGTTGAACAATACCCGCAAAGCTCGGCTGGCCCAAGCAATGCGAAGAGCAAACTCATAAACAACAGACCCAAAAGCccatttattaaaattgatacaAAATTTGTTACCATGCGGCGGGGCTGcgatttttcagaatttaatgTTGCAGCGTACAAAGAAGATACGAGAAGAAAATCTGTACCAAGCGTCATATGTATCAGTGATGATGAAGAACACGATAATAATGCGAAGGAAAATTACTTCTCTGATAAAGATGGACATGTTTATCGGAAGGCGTCTACAAGTACGCCAGCTTACTATAATCTCCATACATTGCAGCCAGCTAGAGTAAAGAATATAAAGCGTAGCTTAAAGAGACCTCATAGCAGGGAGCTACAGGGTGTGTCACCGCTGCCTAATCGAACAAAGGTTGATGATGGTAGGGTCAAACGAAGGCTGAATTTCAGTCAATCTGTACAAGACAGACTGCAGTCTCCTGATTCAT tacAAAAAGCATACATGAATAATTTGGATCGGGAATACCTATCAGATATCCTGACCTATCTCCTTCTAACAGAAGAGAGGGGTCCAGTTGTTACGGGGATAAAAAATGAGACCCGAGCCTGCGTCATCAACTGGCTTATGAAAATCAATGTGAGTCTT CATACAGACGGCAACCCAGCGGTGCTCCAGACAGCGCTTCGGTACTTAGACTCAGTGCTGGCTTCCAGTCGTATAACTGTTGAAAACATGCAGTTAATCGGTGCAACTTCTTTCTGGATAGCAGCCAAGATGCACGGCCCTGTTATCTCGGCAGGGAAACTTGTGATGTATTCCGATTACGCGTTCGAGGTGAAAAAGCTGTTAGAGGCGGAGAAGATCATACTGAGCAAATTG aaatatccTCGCAGTACGGTAGTGGCCCATGATTTTATATATTACTTTGCTTGGTGGTGCAACAACGAAAGCCCAGGAGAGATCGAAGTGGCTGCCACGTTCCTGTGTTTGTGTGGAATGATGGCAAACAAGGCCTTGTGCCAAGAGTATCCATCGGTGATAGCGGCTGCGTCCGTAAAGAATGCCTTGCTGTTATTGAGGAAGAAGGAGTTGATGCCGCGGTTGCAGAAGTGTTCCAT TTTCGTAGCAGCAGAAAATAAAGCCACAAACATGTCTCACATGTGTGCCCTCCTTCGCCAGGCAGTTCGTACTATAGCCTCGCCGAACTATTCGTACAATTTCATTATAAATCAGTACGGAATGCCCCCGAAATACGTATCTTACACTATTGTGACGGCAGCCAATGAAATAGCAGTTATGGACACTAGAAGTACAGCAGGCTGTTCTAAAACATACTCAAGAGAATGA
- the Spn100A gene encoding serpin 100A, which translates to MSVTMRLLLVLCLVGLCSARWVRRGRTQPKTTSFVGEATNELSTAIFQGYIDDNKNIAFSPLGYSAILAILAEGATGQTREQLVSALHLPDDQALTRKTFRYIMERLKNTHEYKYNQPELKNYFYIYKNYTINDDYKKILEDYYLTEVRSVERYNDADHFKPEDTDDKSELIIEINDKKAEESKKNEEIVDLVPPKQSDEKLISFAVEDKPEKVDISQIEYKPAKNIKEKIKLVKTYPKKEESGEEEETMVAVEARNHARSLRVLMDKNDIASSISVNSVGKKSSTTSPSNSLMIIFNGMYFRGAWKQPFEKVESAMFYTSNTEKKQVQMMSTKGIFRTGSLPGLDSSAIELPYDGGRYSLLVVVPRTRDGLIRLTADLPASPLEDIQDSLHEEELQVCLPTFNVETTTKPVAALAKFGVSSIFSREAELSGVSSAEGLFVQELVQHVAVRVDNADSSSSQLSASNTVQESLKNLPLSSIKPARRFNVDRPFIFFIIDRLDKLVVIAGKVTDPQLPMPFEI; encoded by the exons TACTATGCCTCGTGGGTCTGTGTAGTGCGCGATGggtgcggcgcgggcgcacgcagCCGAAGACCACTAGCTTCGTCGGTGAGGCCACCAATGAGCTATCAACGGCCATCTTCCAG GGTTACATTGATGATAACAAGAACATCGCATTCTCACCACTGGGCTATTCCGCCATTCTTGCCATACTGGCTGAAGGTGCAACTGGCCAAACGAGAGAACAACTCGTCTCAGCCTTACACCTGCCTGATGATCAAGCTCTTACCAGAAAAACATTCCGGTACATCATGGAAAGACTGAAAAATACACACGAGTACAAATACAACCAACCAGAACTGAAAAActacttttacatttacaaaaacTACACAATCAATGATGATTACAAGAAAATTCTAGAAGATTACTATCTAACTGAAGTCAGGTCTGTGGAACGGTACAATGACGCAGATCATTTCAAACCCGAAGATACCGATGATAAGAGTGaattaataattgaaataaacgaCAAAAAAGCTGAAGAAAGTAAGAAGAACGAAGAAATCGTTGATTTAGTTCCACCAAAACAATCTGATGAGAAATTAATTTCCTTTGCTGTTGAAGATAAACCTGAGAAAGTTGACATTTCTCAAATTGAATATAAGCCagctaaaaatattaaagaaaagaTAAAACTGGTAAAAACTTACCCTAAGAAGGAAGAGTCGGGAGAAGAAGAAGAGACTATGGTAGCTGTTGAGGCTAGAAATCATGCAAGGAGCCTCAGAGTTCTGATGGACAAAAATGACATTGCTTCCAGTATTTCTGTAAACAGCGTTGGCAAAAAGTCAAGCACGA CTTCACCATCAAACTCTTTGATGATCATTTTCAATGGAATGTACTTCCGTGGAGCCTGGAAACAGCCCTTCGAGAAAGTTGAATCTGCCATGTTCTATACATCCAATACTGAGAAGAAACAAGTACAGATGATGTCTACCAAGGGTATCTTCAGAACTGGGTCCCTACCTGGACTCGACAGCTCGGCTATTGAGCTACCGTACGAT GGCGGTCGTTACTCTCTGCTGGTGGTGGTGCCTCGTACTCGAGACGGTCTCATCCGTCTGACAGCGGATTTGCCTGCATCGCCTTTGGAGGATATTCAGGATAGCTTGCATGAAGAGGAATTGCAAGTTTGTCTACCCACGTTCAACGTCGAGACCACTACCAAGCCTGTTGCAGCGCTAGCTAAG TTTGGAGTCAGCAGTATCTTCAGCCGGGAAGCGGAGCTGTCAGGAGTGTCCTCGGCGGAAGGACTCTTCGTGCAAGAGTTGGTGCAGCACGTCGCTGTCCGGGTCGACAACGCCGATTCCTCCTCGTCACAACTTTCTG CAAGCAACACAGTACAAGAGTCCCTCAAGAATCTCCCCTTGTCCAGTATAAAGCCAGCGCGTCGCTTCAACGTGGACCGGCCATTCATCTTCTTTATAATCGACCGTTTGGATAAGCTAGTGGTCATTGCGGGGAAGGTCACTGACCCTCAGTTACCAATGCcgttcgaaatttaa